Proteins encoded together in one Quercus lobata isolate SW786 chromosome 3, ValleyOak3.0 Primary Assembly, whole genome shotgun sequence window:
- the LOC115982598 gene encoding 1-aminocyclopropane-1-carboxylate oxidase homolog 1-like — MVDTHLNQNSVQDVLDYDRQKELKAFDDTKAGVKGLIDSGMVKIPPIFVIPTDELSCEKSYSGSTHLQVPVIDLKDIREGGVQRKQVVEEIQHASETWGLFQIVNHGISEEVLDDMIKGTRRFHEQPTEVKREYYSRDVPKNVSFFSNYHLYKVEFANWRDTLSFSMAPVAPSPEEYPAVCRDIVISYSQQVKRLGLTLLELLSEGLGLRSNHLAEMECAAGHSLVCHYYPACPEPNRTMGTSEHTDPDFFTILLQDQIGGLQALYQNQWVDIPPVTGALVVNLGDLFQLISNDKFISATHRVLANQVGPRISVACLFSNHMQKQMQPVNRLYGPIKELLSDDNPPLYRETLEKEYAFCYVSKGLGNSALDNFRL, encoded by the exons ATGGTGGACACCCATCTGAACCAAAATTCAGTCCAAGATGTTTTGGACTATGATAGACAGAAAGAGCTGAAAGCCTTTGATGATACTAAGGCAGGTGTTAAAGGACTTATTGACTCTGGGATGGTGAAAATCCCTCCCATATTTGTGATACCAACAGATGAACTCTCATGTGAGAAATCATATTCAGGATCAACCCACCTCCAGGTTCCAGTGATAGACCTCAAAGACATCCGTGAAGGCGGTGTTCAACGAAAACAAGTTGTTGAGGAAATTCAGCATGCTTCAGAGACATGGGGGCTCTTCCAGATTGTGAATCATGGGATCTCTGAAGAAGTCCTGGATGATATGATCAAAGGAACTCGCAGATTTCATGAACAACCAACTGAAGTAAAAAGGGAGTATTACTCGCGTGATGTACCAAAGAACGTGAGTTTTTTTAGTAATTATCACCTTTATAAGGTAGAATTTGCTAACTGGAGAGATACTTTGTCTTTTTCCATGGCTCCTGTTGCTCCAAGTCCTGAAGAATATCCAGCAGTCTGCAG GGACATTGTAATCAGTTATTCACAGCAAGTAAAGAGGCTGGGACTTACCCTCTTGGAGTTACTATCCGAGGGCCTGGGGCTCAGATCTAATCATCTGGCTGAGATGGAGTGTGCTGCAGGACACAGCCTTGTCTGTCACTACTATCCAGCATGCCCTGAGCCTAACAGAACAATGGGAACCAGTGAGCACACAGATCCTGATTTCTTCACTATTCTTCTACAAGACCAAATTGGAGGCCTACAAGCCCTTTACCAAAATCAGTGGGTTGATATCCCTCCAGTGACAGGAGCTTTAGTGGTTAATCTTGGGGACCTTTTTCAG CTTATCTCAAATGACAAGTTCATAAGTGCGACACATAGAGTCCTTGCCAACCAAGTAGGCCCTAGAATATCAGTGGCATGCTTGTTCAGCAATCATATGCAGAAGCAGATGCAGCCAGTCAATCGGCTTTATGGTCCAATAAAAGAGTTGTTATCAGATGACAATCCTCCTTTATACAGGGAAACATTGGAGAAGGAGTATGCTTTCTGCTATGTCTCAAAAGGACTCGGCAACTCTGCACTTGATAATTTCAGACTCTGA